A part of Synechococcus sp. UW179A genomic DNA contains:
- a CDS encoding SprT family zinc-dependent metalloprotease, which yields MPLEPLLPLFHRLNREHFEGALCRGHQPLLALRWSDGRLRRTAGLYRRGPAVAPPFGREIVLSKPLLDPLPREATESTLCHEMIHAWVDLVLKREEGHGPCFRQRMEAINAAQKRFEVSVRHRFPVPQSSPRWIAICPRCGRQTPYRRRMSQAACRLCCDRHHGGRWNASCLLRYEPATEDS from the coding sequence ATGCCGCTCGAGCCACTGCTCCCTTTGTTTCATCGCCTGAACCGGGAGCATTTCGAGGGAGCCCTCTGCCGAGGACATCAACCACTGCTTGCGTTGCGTTGGAGTGATGGCCGCCTGCGTCGAACGGCTGGTCTCTACCGACGAGGGCCTGCGGTGGCACCACCGTTCGGCCGTGAAATTGTTCTATCTAAGCCGTTGCTGGATCCTCTGCCGAGAGAGGCCACCGAAAGCACCCTTTGTCACGAGATGATCCATGCCTGGGTGGATTTGGTGTTGAAGCGTGAGGAGGGTCACGGACCCTGCTTTCGGCAGCGCATGGAGGCCATCAACGCGGCTCAGAAACGTTTCGAAGTGAGCGTTCGCCATCGTTTTCCCGTGCCACAGAGTTCCCCGCGTTGGATCGCGATCTGTCCTCGCTGCGGACGCCAAACTCCCTATCGCCGCAGGATGAGTCAAGCGGCCTGTCGATTGTGCTGCGATCGGCATCATGGGGGTCGCTGGAATGCCAGTTGTCTGCTTCGCTACGAACCAGCAACGGAGGACAGCTGA